Proteins co-encoded in one Halorussus vallis genomic window:
- a CDS encoding histone, giving the protein MEFSTRSLHHLIHDQTSKRVSKSAADKLAKTLERFAGDIAEEAIAVAQEDGYQTVKRKHVRRALNS; this is encoded by the coding sequence ATGGAGTTCTCAACACGGTCACTGCATCATCTAATCCACGACCAAACCAGTAAACGGGTATCTAAATCAGCGGCTGATAAACTGGCAAAGACTCTCGAGAGATTTGCTGGCGACATCGCTGAGGAGGCCATTGCGGTTGCCCAGGAAGACGGCTACCAAACCGTGAAGAGAAAACACGTTCGGCGAGCACTCAACAGCTAA
- a CDS encoding tyrosine-type recombinase/integrase: MSTKKYVNVPKQLQNLEDTELSRENVDAIHRFIDECAAEGLSEVRQSRLITALKSLVLNFSPQDFQLENATEQELKKVIASLNRSDYADSTKHTMRATVKKFYKIENGGNEHPEKVDFFKASTSKTSTVSRDDLFTKKELKQLFQGFINSRDRAFTMVLYETAARPGELLTRNIGDFTSNEKGDFIFLEGIKGTPDRTNQLVRSGRPLREWISQHPLGGELGNIDDPGVPLWVKTQQQQCKKCGKMPRKHSDSQCVYQPDKQDRWKYASFLRRFQDACERASIPENKRRPYNLRHTRLTEVATFMGYEQLNKFAGWKPGSDRAKVYVHLNNDDVNKAIRDEYGLDVEEDQDSMTPCSFCGTENQDVHTECRNCGRPLNLEQETQKEEKQEVLERLAELEEEGVLEKLRQLDQLD, translated from the coding sequence ATGTCTACTAAAAAATACGTTAACGTACCCAAACAGCTTCAAAACCTGGAAGACACGGAACTCTCAAGGGAGAACGTCGACGCTATACACCGGTTTATCGATGAATGCGCCGCAGAAGGCCTAAGCGAAGTACGTCAAAGCCGTTTGATCACCGCGTTGAAATCACTGGTGCTCAACTTCTCACCCCAAGACTTCCAACTAGAGAATGCAACAGAACAGGAACTTAAGAAGGTGATCGCCTCGTTGAACCGGAGTGACTACGCCGACTCCACGAAGCATACGATGCGAGCCACAGTAAAGAAGTTCTACAAAATCGAGAACGGTGGAAACGAACACCCGGAGAAAGTAGACTTCTTCAAGGCCTCAACCAGCAAGACCTCCACGGTTTCCCGGGACGACCTATTCACCAAAAAAGAATTGAAACAGTTGTTCCAGGGCTTCATCAACAGTCGTGACCGCGCCTTCACAATGGTTCTATACGAGACCGCGGCAAGACCCGGAGAACTTCTTACCCGTAACATCGGTGACTTTACCAGTAACGAGAAAGGCGACTTCATCTTCCTCGAAGGAATCAAAGGAACTCCAGACAGGACTAACCAACTCGTAAGAAGCGGTAGACCCTTGCGTGAATGGATTAGTCAGCATCCGCTTGGCGGTGAACTAGGGAATATAGACGACCCCGGTGTTCCGTTATGGGTGAAGACACAGCAGCAACAATGCAAAAAATGCGGGAAAATGCCCCGGAAACATTCTGACTCCCAGTGTGTCTACCAACCTGATAAACAGGACCGTTGGAAGTACGCCAGTTTCCTCAGGCGTTTCCAGGATGCGTGTGAACGCGCCAGTATTCCGGAGAACAAACGTCGACCATACAATTTACGGCATACTCGTTTGACCGAGGTGGCGACCTTCATGGGCTACGAACAGTTGAACAAGTTCGCCGGCTGGAAACCCGGTTCAGATCGTGCGAAGGTCTACGTCCATTTGAACAACGACGACGTCAACAAAGCCATCAGAGACGAATACGGACTCGACGTCGAGGAAGACCAAGACTCCATGACTCCATGCTCGTTTTGCGGAACCGAGAACCAGGACGTGCATACAGAGTGCCGGAACTGCGGACGACCACTCAACCTCGAACAAGAAACCCAGAAAGAGGAAAAACAGGAAGTTCTCGAACGGTTGGCCGAACTCGAAGAAGAAGGCGTCCTGGAGAAACTGAGACAGCTTGACCAACTAGATTGA
- a CDS encoding N-6 DNA methylase, whose product MDEADLIAELFEEFTTVYDADNVQSDYRLSTDSRPDIAVFDEDDNPLLIAEAKTHSNKKSQWKAFDRLRHYQSQANPPFLGFLTGDINYIYKEYNVDGFKLQISSGTPPQSPADLEDRRGFKTNTELRFCYEQSNRLCKEELGEEISIADFLRETQRIAIAEEHQQEITAWEQRFIQQIDEIDQNIREKYPFYNSASENSLDQSRIIQGVLNGYSIRQTDDTVISEFVAQIPSLLKDQSSHGTPIPSAKYISEQLDISSDDRILDPAMGWGNILREIAQANPEADSQGIELNQKIAQTASSLNTLTKSDISIKVADGIKTAWRDDSFHSEFDHVVLDPPIGLKLSEEELIEELSNWENANIEDVFLDSSLNYLKEDGLLTAIVPLGILSRNHSARLRDKLKKEYCIESIIEVENGSFYDSVRSDLAVIQIRNREPEVSDTTEFLVLDRLKDSNIENFEPDIQQRLELPVSEIPDKVLIPSKVISQQEVHSRLNEIYSDFVSLNSISSGFRRGVRLSSEQVTPEGDIQYLKISDVTGESESRRFIDENEIEDAATAGPTDLLISAAGTIDIAYVPEREVVPHSNWVVVRFESESLARAFQGFFNTPVGGDLLNSLATGTTIPHLSISVLNDIQVPDFRNHNSVDEVVSELAKIEQLNQGRVNHNIAVRIEELLREGM is encoded by the coding sequence ATGGACGAAGCCGATCTGATTGCAGAGTTATTTGAGGAATTCACCACGGTATACGATGCTGATAATGTGCAATCAGATTATAGGCTTAGTACGGATTCCCGGCCAGATATTGCTGTTTTCGATGAAGACGACAATCCGTTATTGATTGCGGAAGCGAAGACCCATTCCAATAAAAAGAGCCAGTGGAAAGCATTTGACCGATTAAGGCATTACCAGTCTCAAGCCAATCCTCCTTTTCTGGGCTTCTTAACCGGCGATATCAACTATATCTACAAGGAGTATAATGTAGATGGTTTCAAACTTCAGATAAGCTCTGGAACCCCGCCGCAAAGTCCTGCCGATTTAGAAGACCGGCGAGGGTTCAAGACTAATACTGAACTCCGTTTCTGTTACGAACAATCAAACCGTCTGTGTAAAGAAGAATTGGGGGAAGAGATCTCTATAGCAGATTTCCTTCGAGAAACTCAGCGTATAGCAATCGCTGAAGAACACCAGCAGGAGATAACGGCATGGGAACAACGTTTCATTCAACAGATTGACGAGATAGATCAGAACATCCGGGAGAAGTATCCGTTTTACAACTCCGCTTCTGAGAACAGCTTAGATCAATCTCGGATCATTCAAGGAGTTCTCAACGGATATAGCATACGCCAAACGGACGACACAGTAATATCAGAGTTTGTCGCTCAGATTCCGTCTCTCCTTAAGGACCAATCCTCACATGGGACGCCTATCCCTTCTGCTAAATATATCTCGGAACAGTTGGATATTAGCTCAGATGATCGGATACTTGACCCCGCTATGGGCTGGGGAAATATACTGCGAGAAATTGCCCAGGCAAATCCTGAAGCTGACAGCCAAGGGATCGAACTCAACCAGAAAATCGCTCAAACTGCGAGCTCGCTCAACACCTTAACAAAGTCCGATATCTCGATCAAGGTTGCAGATGGTATAAAGACTGCCTGGAGAGATGACTCGTTCCACTCCGAATTTGACCACGTTGTACTTGATCCGCCGATCGGACTGAAGCTCTCAGAAGAGGAACTTATCGAAGAACTAAGCAACTGGGAAAACGCCAATATTGAAGATGTCTTCCTCGACTCCTCTCTAAACTATCTCAAAGAAGATGGTTTACTCACCGCGATAGTCCCTCTTGGCATACTATCGCGTAATCATTCAGCAAGACTCCGAGACAAACTCAAGAAAGAGTACTGTATTGAGTCAATCATTGAGGTTGAGAATGGTTCGTTCTATGACTCAGTTCGTTCAGATCTAGCGGTCATCCAGATCAGGAACCGAGAGCCAGAGGTTTCGGATACAACCGAGTTCTTAGTATTAGATCGGCTAAAAGATTCAAACATAGAGAACTTTGAGCCAGATATCCAACAGCGGTTGGAGCTCCCGGTATCTGAGATTCCGGATAAGGTATTAATCCCAAGCAAGGTTATTTCCCAGCAAGAGGTTCACAGCAGGCTAAACGAGATATACTCTGATTTTGTATCTCTCAATTCAATCAGTTCAGGATTCCGTCGAGGGGTCAGATTGTCATCAGAGCAGGTAACTCCTGAAGGGGACATCCAGTATCTGAAAATTTCGGATGTTACCGGTGAATCTGAATCACGCCGATTTATCGATGAAAACGAAATCGAAGATGCCGCTACTGCAGGTCCAACAGACCTGTTGATTAGTGCAGCAGGAACCATAGATATCGCATATGTCCCAGAAAGAGAGGTTGTCCCTCACTCAAACTGGGTTGTTGTCCGCTTTGAATCCGAGTCCTTGGCTCGGGCCTTCCAAGGGTTCTTCAACACTCCTGTGGGTGGCGATCTGCTGAACTCACTTGCAACAGGCACAACCATCCCTCATCTCTCAATATCTGTTCTAAACGATATCCAGGTCCCTGATTTCCGGAACCACAACTCAGTAGACGAGGTTGTCTCTGAATTAGCCAAAATTGAACAGCTAAACCAAGGCCGTGTAAACCACAACATCGCGGTTCGGATTGAGGAACTCCTTCGGGAGGGGATGTAA
- a CDS encoding winged helix-turn-helix domain-containing protein: MYQYEAVERVMRENGGYATLKHLYQRAPRVDGSEWGTKTPNASIRRIVQNRDRFFKIRPGLWALSDCRDELPEHVYTESVPAKEREQYDHWYFQGLLAEAGNARRVETWVPSQDKNRAFLDRRLDDVRSLGNFPEFGYPELLRRARTVDVLWFNDRRMPDSLFEVEFSTDFQNSLHKFLDLQDYHANFVIVADETRKGQFEKRIDQTGFEPIRDRVDFFTFEDVSDLHSAMNETDVLHRLS, encoded by the coding sequence ATGTATCAGTACGAGGCCGTCGAACGGGTGATGCGGGAGAACGGGGGGTACGCGACGCTGAAACACCTGTATCAGCGCGCCCCGCGCGTCGACGGAAGCGAGTGGGGGACCAAGACGCCGAACGCCAGCATCCGTCGAATCGTACAGAACCGCGACCGGTTCTTCAAGATTCGCCCCGGCCTCTGGGCATTGAGCGACTGCCGGGACGAGTTGCCCGAACACGTCTACACCGAATCCGTCCCGGCGAAGGAGCGAGAGCAGTACGACCACTGGTACTTCCAGGGCCTGCTGGCGGAGGCCGGAAACGCGCGGCGCGTCGAGACGTGGGTGCCCTCCCAGGACAAGAACAGGGCGTTTCTGGACCGGAGGTTGGACGACGTGCGGAGTCTGGGGAACTTTCCCGAGTTCGGCTATCCGGAGTTACTGCGGCGCGCCCGCACGGTCGACGTTCTGTGGTTCAACGACCGGCGGATGCCCGACAGCCTCTTCGAGGTTGAGTTCTCCACCGACTTCCAGAACTCGCTGCACAAGTTCTTGGACCTTCAGGACTACCACGCCAACTTCGTCATCGTCGCCGACGAAACCCGAAAGGGTCAGTTCGAAAAACGCATCGACCAGACCGGCTTCGAACCGATTCGCGACCGCGTCGACTTCTTCACCTTCGAGGACGTGTCCGATCTTCACTCTGCGATGAACGAGACGGACGTCCTGCACCGCCTCTCGTGA
- a CDS encoding zinc ribbon domain-containing protein, with amino-acid sequence MGVWGWIVLYVLLFSLVQLLLYRYLRSDDDAPLFRSTPPNADRVALEEVTEFDERRTDDPGTLVCPNCGEENETGYTYCRSCVRPITAR; translated from the coding sequence ATGGGCGTCTGGGGTTGGATCGTCCTGTACGTGCTGCTGTTCTCGCTCGTCCAGTTGCTCCTCTACCGGTACCTGCGGAGCGACGACGACGCGCCGCTGTTCCGCTCGACGCCGCCGAACGCCGACCGGGTCGCGCTCGAAGAGGTCACGGAGTTCGACGAGCGCCGGACCGACGACCCGGGGACGCTGGTCTGTCCGAACTGCGGCGAGGAGAACGAGACGGGGTACACGTACTGCCGAAGCTGCGTCAGGCCGATAACCGCGCGGTGA
- a CDS encoding aryl-sulfate sulfotransferase encodes MKRRRRMRYLAWVALLLGVAFGAQGLAADRGLSASSAAGGPYEGHTLIGVQSYGTDGRAVVVNDDGDVVWEYAPEDSRVFDVEELANGNRLVAVTTKLPPAECPAEHLDQRSDHCIEAKVQELDPETKQVVWEYSWFDEKITHHEVHDVDRLDGGKTAVVDMGNDRAFVVNRSGDITWEWHAERHLGAGTAFRERYGGPTNPGGEADWTHVNDIDELANGNFQLSIRNFDAVIEVDRETKRIVNVTGAPGDHGVLHRQHNPYMLRNGTLLVADSENDRVVELDPQTEEVVWQYGGRGLLHWPRDADRLPNGNTLIVDTFNNRIVEINGRGEVVWEYEGVMMPYTADRLSVPEEDHETVPGSQLQSRYVGTGGVESLLKQAEAYAAFVFPAWVKLPELLTLAAAVLSVLGLFADGALGLVRRR; translated from the coding sequence ATGAAGCGACGGAGGCGGATGCGGTATCTGGCATGGGTGGCGTTGCTGCTCGGGGTGGCGTTCGGCGCGCAAGGACTGGCGGCCGACCGCGGGCTCTCGGCGTCCTCGGCCGCGGGCGGTCCGTACGAGGGCCACACCCTCATCGGCGTGCAGAGCTACGGCACCGACGGGCGGGCGGTGGTAGTGAACGATGACGGCGATGTCGTCTGGGAGTACGCGCCCGAGGACTCGCGGGTGTTCGACGTCGAGGAGTTGGCGAACGGCAACCGCCTCGTCGCGGTGACGACGAAGCTTCCGCCGGCCGAGTGCCCCGCCGAACACTTGGACCAGCGGTCCGACCACTGCATCGAGGCGAAGGTCCAGGAACTCGACCCCGAGACGAAGCAAGTCGTCTGGGAGTACTCGTGGTTCGACGAGAAGATTACCCACCACGAGGTTCACGACGTCGACCGACTCGACGGCGGGAAGACCGCGGTCGTGGACATGGGCAACGACCGGGCGTTCGTCGTGAACCGCTCGGGCGACATCACCTGGGAGTGGCACGCCGAGCGACATCTCGGCGCGGGGACCGCGTTCCGCGAGCGGTACGGCGGCCCCACGAACCCCGGCGGCGAGGCCGACTGGACGCACGTCAACGACATCGACGAACTGGCCAACGGGAACTTCCAGCTCTCGATCCGGAACTTCGACGCGGTGATCGAGGTCGACCGCGAGACGAAGCGAATCGTGAACGTCACCGGCGCGCCCGGCGACCACGGCGTGCTCCACCGCCAACACAACCCCTACATGCTCCGGAACGGGACGCTACTGGTCGCCGACAGCGAGAACGACCGCGTGGTCGAACTCGACCCCCAGACGGAGGAGGTCGTCTGGCAGTACGGCGGTCGGGGCCTGCTCCACTGGCCGCGGGACGCCGACCGCCTGCCGAACGGCAACACGCTCATCGTCGACACCTTCAACAACCGAATCGTGGAGATAAACGGACGCGGCGAGGTCGTCTGGGAGTACGAGGGCGTGATGATGCCCTACACCGCCGACCGCCTCTCGGTTCCGGAGGAGGACCACGAAACCGTCCCCGGGTCCCAACTCCAGAGTCGCTACGTCGGCACGGGGGGCGTCGAGAGCCTCCTCAAACAGGCCGAGGCCTACGCCGCGTTCGTCTTCCCGGCGTGGGTGAAGTTGCCCGAACTGCTGACGCTGGCCGCGGCGGTCCTCTCGGTCCTGGGACTGTTCGCGGACGGCGCGCTCGGCCTCGTGCGCAGGCGATGA
- a CDS encoding PQQ-dependent sugar dehydrogenase has translation MKRRAYLGSLAALAGAAGCLKPARSQSATTTTEATQFRIQTVTMELEIPWGVAFGPDGDLYVTERPGRIQRVTRENYRKELLADLTDVVAHRGEGGLLGLAFHPEKSDLAYTYQTYESADGLRNRVVRHRVSEDFARESVVFDGIPGAYNHDGGRIAFGPDGALYVTTGDAGHGSQAQDRDSLAGKVLRLTPDGKPHPDNPFGTAVYTYGHRNPQGLAWRNGTLYATEHGPDEADEINVLRAGENYGWPKVTGASDRKRFTDPLTSYTPTVAPGGATFYDGPIGDWRGDFFFGTLAGQHLRRVRIDDRGNVVEQQRLLDGKYGRLRTAFAGPGGDLYLTTSNRDGRGTPAPQDDRILRIRPA, from the coding sequence ATGAAGCGACGCGCGTATCTGGGGTCCCTGGCCGCCCTCGCCGGTGCCGCTGGCTGTCTGAAGCCCGCGCGGAGTCAATCGGCCACCACCACGACCGAGGCCACCCAGTTCCGCATCCAGACGGTGACGATGGAACTGGAGATTCCGTGGGGCGTCGCGTTCGGCCCCGACGGCGACCTCTACGTCACCGAGCGTCCCGGCCGGATACAGCGCGTCACGCGGGAGAACTACCGCAAGGAGTTGCTGGCCGACCTCACCGACGTCGTCGCCCACCGGGGCGAGGGCGGCTTGCTGGGCCTGGCGTTCCACCCCGAAAAGTCGGACCTCGCGTACACCTACCAGACCTACGAGTCGGCCGACGGCCTCAGAAACCGGGTGGTCCGACACCGCGTCTCGGAGGACTTCGCCCGCGAGTCGGTGGTGTTCGATGGCATCCCCGGCGCGTACAACCACGACGGCGGCCGCATCGCGTTCGGTCCCGACGGCGCGCTCTACGTCACGACCGGCGACGCCGGCCACGGGAGCCAGGCCCAGGACCGCGACTCGCTGGCCGGGAAGGTGTTGCGACTCACGCCCGACGGGAAGCCGCATCCGGACAACCCCTTCGGGACTGCGGTGTACACCTACGGCCACCGGAACCCGCAGGGGTTAGCGTGGCGCAACGGAACCCTGTACGCCACCGAACACGGGCCCGACGAGGCCGACGAAATCAACGTCCTCCGGGCGGGCGAGAACTACGGCTGGCCGAAGGTGACCGGAGCGAGCGACCGCAAGCGGTTCACCGACCCCCTGACGTCCTACACGCCGACCGTCGCGCCCGGCGGTGCGACGTTCTACGACGGCCCTATCGGCGACTGGCGGGGAGACTTCTTCTTCGGGACGCTGGCGGGCCAGCACCTCCGCCGGGTGCGAATCGACGACCGGGGGAACGTGGTCGAACAGCAGCGCCTGCTGGACGGGAAGTACGGCCGTCTCCGGACCGCCTTCGCCGGCCCGGGCGGCGACCTCTATCTCACGACGAGCAACCGCGACGGACGGGGGACCCCCGCGCCCCAGGACGACCGCATCCTGCGGATTCGGCCGGCCTGA
- a CDS encoding DUF7123 family protein: MSATTKPSEAPEPQSKEQRLKAFLAREAADGEMYFKSKFIADEVGLSAKEIGALMVKLKDSAVDLEIEKWSYTSATTWRVCSA; this comes from the coding sequence ATGAGCGCAACCACGAAGCCCTCCGAAGCCCCCGAACCGCAGTCGAAGGAACAGCGGCTCAAGGCGTTCCTCGCGCGTGAAGCCGCCGACGGCGAGATGTACTTCAAGAGCAAGTTCATCGCCGACGAAGTCGGTCTCTCCGCCAAGGAGATCGGCGCCCTGATGGTCAAGCTCAAGGACTCCGCCGTCGACCTGGAGATCGAGAAGTGGTCGTACACGAGCGCGACGACCTGGCGGGTCTGTTCCGCGTAA
- a CDS encoding molybdopterin synthase: MYVLGVVGPDSASRAVADRLASRLGETARVAEVERRETDVGAGETPASAKYRLSENEWSASGDGRTLTSVLEDLAPDHDYALLVGFPDADVPTVTLDGAECRGETLVKAVEASDVDPEEVLAKLEAIEPYETLESLVARAKDSEAAPYSGAIATFTGRVRAKEDPEDESTEFLEFEKYEGVAEERMAAIAAELEEREGVFEVVMHHRTGVIEYGEDIVFVVVLAGHREEAFRTVEDGINRLKDEVPIFKKEVTTDEQFWVHERS, from the coding sequence ATGTACGTGCTGGGCGTCGTCGGCCCCGACTCGGCGTCTCGGGCGGTCGCCGACAGGCTGGCTTCCCGACTCGGCGAAACCGCTCGCGTCGCGGAGGTCGAGCGCCGCGAAACTGACGTCGGCGCGGGCGAAACACCCGCGAGCGCGAAGTACCGGCTCTCCGAAAACGAGTGGTCGGCCTCCGGCGACGGCCGGACGCTGACGAGCGTGCTCGAAGACCTCGCACCCGACCACGACTACGCGTTGCTGGTCGGATTCCCGGATGCCGACGTGCCGACTGTGACCCTCGACGGCGCCGAGTGCCGGGGCGAGACGCTCGTGAAAGCCGTGGAAGCGAGCGACGTCGACCCCGAGGAGGTCCTCGCGAAACTCGAGGCTATCGAACCCTACGAGACGCTAGAGTCGCTGGTCGCCCGCGCGAAGGACTCGGAGGCCGCGCCGTACTCGGGCGCCATCGCCACCTTCACCGGCCGGGTACGCGCGAAGGAGGACCCCGAGGACGAATCGACCGAGTTCTTGGAGTTCGAGAAGTACGAGGGGGTCGCCGAGGAGCGAATGGCCGCCATCGCCGCCGAACTCGAGGAGCGCGAGGGCGTCTTCGAGGTGGTGATGCACCATCGGACGGGCGTCATCGAGTACGGCGAGGACATCGTGTTCGTGGTCGTGCTGGCGGGCCACCGCGAGGAGGCGTTCCGGACGGTCGAGGACGGCATCAATCGGCTGAAGGACGAGGTGCCGATCTTCAAGAAGGAGGTCACGACCGACGAGCAGTTCTGGGTCCACGAGCGGTCGTAG
- the pyrH gene encoding UMP kinase — translation MKVVVSIGGSVLAPDLGSERVQAHANVIEDLAAEGCTVGTVVGGGGVAREYIGAARDLGANEIELDDIGIDVTRLNARLLIAALSEQAAPSPPKDYEAAGRAMHRGDITVMGGVTPGQTTDAVSAALAEYVNADLLVYATSVNGVFSDDPNENADAQKFDELDAGELVDVIAGIEMTAGSSAPVDLLAAKLIERSGVRTIVLDGTEPERVADAVRFGEHDGTDIIPEGTDDQMTYWVSDER, via the coding sequence ATGAAAGTAGTCGTCTCCATCGGCGGGAGCGTGCTCGCGCCCGACCTCGGGTCCGAGCGGGTGCAGGCGCACGCGAACGTCATCGAGGACCTCGCCGCCGAAGGGTGCACCGTCGGAACCGTCGTCGGCGGGGGCGGTGTCGCCCGCGAGTACATCGGCGCGGCCCGCGACCTCGGCGCGAACGAGATCGAACTCGACGACATCGGCATCGACGTGACGCGGCTGAACGCCCGGCTTCTCATCGCCGCGCTCTCCGAGCAGGCCGCGCCCAGTCCGCCCAAGGACTACGAGGCGGCCGGCCGCGCGATGCACCGCGGCGACATCACCGTGATGGGCGGGGTGACCCCCGGCCAGACCACCGACGCCGTCAGCGCCGCCCTCGCGGAGTACGTCAACGCCGACTTGCTCGTGTACGCGACCAGCGTCAACGGCGTGTTCAGCGACGACCCCAACGAGAACGCCGACGCTCAGAAATTCGACGAACTCGACGCCGGCGAACTGGTCGACGTCATCGCCGGCATCGAGATGACCGCCGGCAGTTCCGCGCCGGTCGACCTGCTGGCGGCCAAACTCATCGAGCGATCGGGCGTCCGAACCATCGTCCTCGACGGCACCGAACCCGAGCGGGTCGCCGACGCGGTCCGATTCGGCGAGCACGACGGCACCGACATCATCCCCGAGGGCACCGACGACCAGATGACCTACTGGGTGAGCGACGAGCGATGA
- the lysS gene encoding lysine--tRNA ligase — protein sequence MSDDAEDRAMHPDDDPYVLQGPQPHAFWAESVAEKVLDRVREDPDRDPDDPIVIKGGISPSGVPHLGNMNEIVRGYFVAEALRDRGHEVRQVFTADDRDPLRGLPRKLADLDGEVVDLGDVNAGALGRNLGKPYTAIPDPFGCCDSYGDHFANLIQRSAELLGIPVEMVSNTDLYESGEFEDATHYLLENRETAREVLAHYQDKVDEDYVPFNPVCEECGKITETVTAVNLGESPEETTVEYVCTDMEAGDQTIDGCGHEGTASLREGKLPWRFEWPAQWQVLGVDHEPFGKDHAEGSWPSGSDVARNVLGIDPPVPMAYEWFTLDGEPFSSSSGHVVMVQDVLETIEPEVLRYFFTKNPSKARDFNVEHLDFLVDDFDELEATFYDEREAEEKEVEIADASYPPVIRPSVAARFDADGEPISDRERDSVPVTDPDRRARLGDVITDTFRERVRLPYTFAAVLGMTDDPELREEIARREGHVADDAPEWAVEMALGRVKRAREWARRTENEFDYDLKRTEMPAVDLDAETEAALDELADFVETHDDPDEIQGEIYETAKRHDIDIGEFFSVGYRLFFDDEQGPKLGPFLAKLDREFVLTRLRRRG from the coding sequence ATGAGCGACGACGCGGAAGACCGGGCGATGCACCCCGACGACGACCCCTACGTGCTCCAGGGACCCCAGCCCCACGCCTTCTGGGCCGAATCGGTCGCCGAGAAGGTGCTTGACCGCGTGCGCGAGGACCCCGACCGCGACCCCGACGACCCCATCGTCATCAAGGGCGGCATCTCGCCCTCCGGGGTCCCGCACCTCGGCAACATGAACGAGATCGTCCGGGGCTACTTCGTGGCCGAAGCTCTGCGCGACCGGGGCCACGAGGTCCGACAGGTGTTCACCGCCGACGACCGCGACCCCCTGCGGGGCCTCCCGCGAAAGCTCGCCGACCTCGACGGCGAGGTCGTGGACCTCGGGGACGTGAACGCCGGCGCGCTCGGGCGGAACCTCGGCAAGCCCTACACCGCGATTCCGGACCCCTTCGGATGCTGTGACTCCTACGGCGACCACTTCGCGAACCTCATCCAGCGGAGCGCCGAACTGCTCGGCATCCCGGTCGAGATGGTCTCGAACACCGACCTCTACGAGTCGGGCGAGTTCGAGGACGCGACCCACTACCTGCTGGAGAACCGCGAGACGGCCCGCGAGGTGCTCGCCCACTACCAGGACAAGGTCGACGAGGACTACGTCCCGTTCAACCCCGTCTGCGAGGAGTGCGGCAAGATAACCGAGACGGTGACGGCCGTGAACCTCGGCGAATCTCCCGAAGAAACCACCGTCGAGTACGTCTGCACCGACATGGAGGCCGGCGACCAGACCATCGACGGCTGCGGCCACGAGGGCACCGCCTCGCTTCGAGAGGGCAAACTCCCGTGGCGCTTCGAGTGGCCCGCCCAGTGGCAGGTGCTCGGCGTCGACCACGAGCCGTTCGGCAAGGACCACGCCGAGGGCTCGTGGCCCAGCGGGTCGGACGTGGCCCGGAACGTGCTCGGAATCGATCCGCCGGTCCCGATGGCCTACGAGTGGTTCACCCTCGACGGCGAGCCATTCTCCTCGTCGTCAGGTCACGTCGTGATGGTTCAGGACGTTCTGGAGACGATAGAGCCGGAGGTGTTGCGGTACTTCTTCACCAAGAACCCCAGCAAGGCCCGGGACTTCAACGTCGAGCACCTCGACTTCCTCGTCGACGACTTCGACGAACTGGAGGCGACGTTCTACGACGAGCGCGAGGCCGAGGAGAAGGAAGTCGAGATAGCCGACGCGTCGTACCCGCCGGTGATTCGCCCCTCCGTGGCCGCCCGATTCGACGCCGACGGCGAGCCAATTTCGGACCGCGAGCGCGACAGCGTCCCCGTCACCGACCCCGACCGCCGCGCCCGACTCGGCGACGTCATCACCGACACCTTCCGCGAGCGAGTGCGACTACCCTACACCTTCGCAGCCGTGCTCGGGATGACCGACGACCCCGAGCTTCGAGAGGAAATCGCCCGCCGGGAGGGCCACGTCGCCGACGACGCGCCGGAGTGGGCCGTCGAGATGGCGCTGGGCCGAGTCAAGCGCGCCCGCGAGTGGGCCCGCCGGACCGAAAACGAGTTCGACTACGACCTGAAGCGGACCGAGATGCCCGCCGTGGACCTCGACGCCGAAACCGAGGCCGCGCTCGACGAACTCGCCGACTTCGTCGAAACCCACGACGACCCCGACGAGATACAGGGCGAGATATACGAAACCGCGAAGCGTCACGACATCGACATCGGCGAGTTCTTCTCGGTCGGTTACCGGCTCTTTTTCGACGACGAGCAGGGACCGAAACTCGGCCCGTTCCTCGCGAAACTCGACCGCGAGTTCGTGCTAACCCGGCTCCGACGGCGGGGTTAG